Proteins co-encoded in one Candidatus Poribacteria bacterium genomic window:
- a CDS encoding serine hydrolase, with the protein MAIYEGLPRVVPEDVGMSTSRLGRITPVMQGYVDAGKIPCALTMIAREGKLVHFEKFGMQDIAAKPIQFDTIFRLYSMTKPITSIAVMMLYEEGHFQLTTPVSEFVPHFKDMKVYTEDGSAIVDAEREVTIKHLLTHTAGLIYESDREDHPIDQQYEDADLYGGDLANMIQKLGDIPLIHQPGDAWKYGMSTDVLGYLVQIVSGMPFETFLKTRIFNPLGMNDTGFSVKVENADRYSKVYEFGEDGELQAIEKVHAATGPLSFFHSGGGGLQSTAADYLRFCQMVLNNGELDGVRLLGRKTAELVTMSHVPPDWLAPKRTGTGFGLGFAVVTDVADTHTVGSLGTCGWGGMASTTFWIDPVEDLIGVFMTQLVGADSPFQAQFRVLTYQALTE; encoded by the coding sequence ATGGCAATATATGAAGGATTACCGCGAGTTGTGCCTGAAGATGTCGGCATGTCAACTTCGCGGTTGGGACGTATTACACCGGTCATGCAAGGCTATGTTGATGCCGGAAAAATCCCCTGCGCATTAACAATGATCGCGCGTGAAGGCAAGCTCGTCCATTTTGAAAAATTCGGTATGCAGGATATCGCCGCCAAACCGATACAATTTGACACCATCTTCCGCCTCTATTCAATGACAAAGCCGATTACCAGCATCGCTGTCATGATGCTCTACGAAGAAGGGCATTTTCAACTCACCACGCCTGTCTCCGAATTTGTGCCACATTTCAAAGACATGAAGGTTTACACGGAAGATGGTAGTGCTATTGTTGATGCCGAACGTGAGGTGACAATAAAACATTTACTCACGCATACCGCTGGACTTATCTATGAAAGCGATAGGGAGGATCACCCGATTGATCAGCAATATGAAGATGCCGATCTCTACGGCGGCGACCTCGCGAACATGATACAAAAACTCGGAGATATTCCGCTCATTCACCAGCCAGGTGACGCATGGAAGTACGGGATGTCTACCGATGTACTCGGCTACCTCGTACAAATCGTATCGGGTATGCCGTTTGAGACGTTCTTGAAAACTCGTATTTTTAATCCATTAGGTATGAACGACACCGGTTTTTCAGTGAAGGTTGAAAATGCTGACCGATATTCAAAGGTATATGAATTCGGGGAAGACGGTGAACTTCAGGCAATTGAGAAAGTCCATGCTGCAACTGGACCCCTGAGTTTTTTCCATTCTGGTGGTGGAGGCTTGCAATCGACCGCCGCGGATTATCTCCGTTTCTGCCAAATGGTGCTCAACAATGGTGAACTTGATGGTGTACGCCTGCTCGGAAGGAAAACTGCTGAACTCGTCACGATGAGCCACGTTCCACCCGATTGGTTAGCACCTAAGAGAACCGGTACCGGTTTCGGACTTGGGTTCGCCGTTGTCACCGATGTCGCTGATACGCACACGGTCGGCTCTTTAGGCACTTGCGGTTGGGGCGGCATGGCAAGTACCACATTTTGGATTGATCCTGTGGAAGACTTAATCGGTGTTTTCATGACACAATTGGTCGGTGCCGATTCGCCATTCCAGGCACAGTTCCGGGTCTTAACCTATCAGGCACTCACGGAGTGA
- a CDS encoding serine hydrolase, whose protein sequence is MTLYEGLPRAVPEDVGMSTSRLERIAPVMQHYVDDGKIPCALTMIAREGRLVHFEKFGTQDVATAKPVEFDTIFRIYSMTKPITSIAVMMLYEEGHFQLGTPVSELIPAFKDMQVYTEGGEAIVDAEREMTIKHLLTHTAGIIYGGDWEHPINERYRAANFYGGDLANMAQELGNIPLLHHPGDGWNYGMSTDVLGYLVEVVSGMPFEEFLKTRILNPLGMHDTAFSVPDEKADRYATLYEPTEDGGIQVIENAPVSSGPLSFFHSGGAGLQSTAADYLRFCQMLLNDGELDGVRLLGSKTVALIRMNHISDDWQPLERTGCGFGLGFAVVTNVADTNSLGSEGTYSWGGLASTTFWIDPVEDLIGILMTQLIGDSPFHAQFRVLTYQAITD, encoded by the coding sequence ATGACCTTATATGAAGGATTACCGCGGGCTGTTCCTGAAGATGTAGGTATGTCAACCTCGCGATTAGAACGCATCGCTCCGGTCATGCAACACTATGTTGACGACGGTAAAATCCCCTGCGCTTTAACGATGATCGCGCGTGAAGGCAGACTCGTCCATTTTGAAAAATTCGGCACGCAAGATGTCGCTACTGCGAAACCCGTGGAATTTGATACCATCTTCCGCATCTACTCGATGACGAAACCGATTACCAGCATCGCCGTCATGATGCTCTACGAGGAGGGGCATTTCCAGCTCGGCACACCCGTCTCTGAATTGATTCCCGCTTTCAAGGATATGCAGGTTTACACTGAAGGTGGCGAGGCGATTGTTGATGCTGAGCGAGAGATGACCATAAAACATCTGCTCACACATACCGCTGGAATTATCTACGGTGGCGATTGGGAGCATCCGATTAATGAGCGGTATAGAGCAGCGAATTTCTACGGCGGCGACCTCGCAAATATGGCGCAAGAACTCGGAAATATCCCGCTCCTTCACCACCCGGGTGATGGATGGAACTACGGGATGTCTACCGACGTACTTGGCTATCTCGTGGAGGTGGTATCAGGAATGCCGTTTGAGGAATTTTTGAAAACCCGAATCTTAAATCCATTAGGTATGCATGATACCGCTTTCTCAGTGCCGGACGAAAAGGCTGATAGATATGCGACATTATATGAACCCACAGAAGACGGTGGTATTCAAGTAATTGAGAATGCACCTGTTTCGAGCGGACCCTTGAGTTTCTTCCATTCTGGTGGCGCAGGTTTACAATCGACCGCCGCGGATTATCTCCGCTTCTGTCAAATGTTGCTTAACGATGGTGAACTCGATGGCGTGCGATTGCTCGGAAGCAAAACCGTTGCGCTCATCCGAATGAATCATATCTCTGACGATTGGCAACCCCTTGAGAGAACCGGATGCGGCTTCGGACTCGGATTTGCCGTTGTCACCAACGTCGCCGATACCAATAGCCTTGGTTCTGAAGGCACTTACAGTTGGGGCGGTCTGGCGAGTACGACATTTTGGATTGACCCTGTGGAGGACCTCATCGGCATTCTGATGACACAACTGATCGGTGATTCGCCATTCCACGCCCAATTCCGGGTCCTCACCTATCAGGCAATTACGGATTAG
- a CDS encoding ThuA domain-containing protein produces the protein MKIAVVTGEHGFQEKQFDAVFESMEGIQFVREDLDIFVDDPNQKDYDTVVFYNFHRPYPTEAQAQAILGLAERGQGIVILHHAILAFPEWDVYSEMCGIGDRGEFGYYPRQTLNVQIADATHPITDGLTEWEMGDETYTMKSAGDDSSILLTVDHPNSMDVLGWAREYGKSRIFCFQSGHDDVTFSTPNFREVLRRGIHWCAKA, from the coding sequence ATGAAAATCGCAGTTGTAACCGGCGAACACGGATTTCAAGAAAAACAGTTTGACGCAGTTTTTGAAAGTATGGAAGGTATCCAATTCGTCCGGGAAGACCTGGATATTTTTGTAGACGACCCTAACCAGAAAGACTACGACACTGTCGTCTTTTACAACTTCCACCGTCCATATCCGACAGAAGCACAAGCACAGGCTATTCTCGGTTTGGCGGAACGTGGACAGGGCATAGTAATTCTGCATCACGCCATCTTGGCGTTCCCAGAATGGGATGTCTACTCCGAAATGTGTGGGATTGGCGATCGCGGCGAATTCGGATACTATCCACGGCAAACGCTAAACGTGCAAATCGCTGATGCGACGCATCCTATTACCGACGGTCTGACCGAATGGGAGATGGGTGACGAAACCTATACCATGAAATCTGCTGGCGATGATAGTTCAATCCTGCTAACAGTCGATCATCCGAACAGTATGGATGTCCTCGGTTGGGCGCGTGAATATGGAAAATCCCGTATCTTCTGCTTCCAGAGTGGGCACGATGATGTAACTTTTTCTACTCCAAACTTCCGGGAGGTCCTACGACGCGGCATTCATTGGTGTGCCAAAGCGTAG